In the Streptomyces spororaveus genome, TGGCCCCATGAGCCGTGAGCCCCTCGGCGAGGGCCCGCGCAGCGCTCCAAACCTCCGGACGGCCCGATTCGTAAAAAGGCAACAGGACTGAACTCGCCGGAGAACTCGGCCGTATGCAGGACGTCAGGGGGGCAACGTCCATCGGATCGAGGAGTGTCAGGTGTCCAGGAAACGGACCATGAGTCTCAAGAAGAAGTTCGTACTCTCTGCCGTCGCGGGAGCCCTGGTGATCGGCGGGGTCGCCGCCACGGTTGCGATCGGCAATGCCGCCGTTCCCGACGTCGTCTGCCAGGGGTCGACGGTGACGTTGTCGGGTGAGGGGGGTGCGCCCGCGGCGAGTAGTGGGACGTTCCCGGTGGGGACCAAGTTGAAGGTGACGAATCTGGACAACGGTCAGTCGACGACGGTGGCGGTGAGCGGTCCGTCGGGTAGTTGTGTGCTGCTGAACAATGCGGCGTTCGAGAAGGTGCGGGAGCCGGGCAAGAACCTGATCCGGCGGGCGCGGATCGAGCGGGTGGGTGGTGGCGGTGACGCGGCGGCTCCCGCGGCTCCGTCGGCTCCGGTGGCGGGTGCGGCGGGTGCGTCGGGTGGGGCGGGTGCGCAGGTGCCGTCGGCGACCGGTGAGGTGGTGTGTCCGGGGTCGACGGTGACGTTGTCGGGTGAGGGGGGTGCGCCCGCGGCGAGTAGTGGGACGTTCCCGGTGGGGACCAAGTTGAAGGTGACGAATCTGGACAACGGTCAGTCGACGACGGTGGCGGTGAGCGGTCCGTCGGGTAGTTGTGTGCTGCTGAACAACGCGGCGTTCGAGAAGGTGCGGGAGCCGGGCAAGAACCTGATCCGGCGGGCGCGGATCGAGCGGGTGGGTGGTGGCGGTGACGCGGCGGCTCCCGCGGCTCCGTCGGCTCCGGTGGCGGGTGCGGCGGGTGCGTCGGGTGGGGCGGGTGCGCAGGTGCCGTCGGCGACCGGTGAGGTGGTGTGTCCGGGGTCGACGGTGACGTTGTCGGGTGAGGGGGGTGCGCCTGCGGCGAGTAGTGGGACGTTCCCGGTGGGGACGAAGTTGAAGGTGACGAATCTGGACAACGGTCAGTCGACGACGGTGGCGGTGAGCGGTCCGTCGGGTAGTTGTGTGCTGCTGAACAATGCGGCGTTCGAGAAGGTGCGGGAGCCGGGCAAGAACCTGATCCGGCGGGCGCGGATCGAACGCGTGGGCTGAGCGACCAGGGCCCCTCCGGGGCCGCCCGACTACGGCGGGGTACGGGGCATACCGAGCCCCGTACCCCGCCGTAGCACTGGCGGCCCCGGCGCCCCACCCCCGTACGGTGCACCCCGCGACGGACGGCCAAGTGAGACCGGCCCGGGCCCGGGTCAGGGCCGCAAGCCGGCCCGCCTGAGCGCGAGCGTGGACAGGTCGCCGATGACTTGCCGGTCCCCGCGTCGCCACGCGTCGGCGAGTCCGCCCGGCGGGGTGGGGAGCGCGGCCAGGTCGCTCAGCCGGCCGGTGAGGGCGCGCAGGGCGAGCAGGTCGGCGCCGCCGGGGGCGTCGAGGAGGCGCCGCATGACGATGCTCCGCCGGATCCAGCGCAGGCGTGCCGGGAGCCACAGGAGCAGTACGACGGTCACGGGGAGAACGATCAGCGCCACGGTGACCAGGGTGGCGACCTGGCTGACGGCGTCCTGGAGCGACTGCCCGGCGTCGGCGATCCCGGTACTGGCGCCGGCGGCGGACTGGAGCGGCTTCTGCAGGAGGTCGCCGACGAACGGCACCTTGGAGGCCGCGTCGCCGGCGTTGCCGAGCTCGGTGGCGAGGCTGTCGCCCGAGCTCTCGACCCGACGCCCCGGCTCGGCCAGCAGCATGATCGCATCATGGACGGCCAGGGCGAACCACACGGCGGCGGACACCAGGGCCACCGCGATCAGGTCGGCGAGGATCTGGCGGTTCCGACGTGCTGGGGTCTGTGCGTAGACGCGCATCGGCGGGCTCCCGTTCGGGTCGGACGTCGAGGAGAACCGGCCCCGCCGGGTGCGGCTCGGCCGGTCGCTCGACCGTACGCCGGACTCGCCCTTTCCACCGGGCTCTGTGGATGAACGTCCGTGGCACGACGCCTGGTCGGCGCACCGGGCTCGGAGCCGCACGCAGAACGCGGCCCAGCGACGTCGTCGTCGACGCCCCGGCGGCTGCGCCGTACGGATGGACTCGGGCCGTACGGCGGCGAGTACGGGGCCTCGCCGGGCGCGGCGGCCTACCTTCGCACTGCCCGACCACCCCTCCACGAAAGGCCGTACTCGTGCGATCGATCCGTTGCGCCCTGACCGCTCTCGCCGCCGGCGGCATCCTCCTGGCGGGCGCGTCCGCTGCCTCCGCCGACGACGCCTTCACCCTCTACGCACCGGTCAGCAACACGTACTCGATCGTCTTCGGCGACCTGAGCCAGGTGGCCGGCGACGACGTCTTCAACGCCGGCCACGACAACACGGTCGGCTCCCACAACGGCGCGGCGCCGGCCGGTGACATCGGCATGGCGTCGGTGCCCGGGACCCAGGTCCTGAGCAACGAGGCCCTGATGAAGGGCGCGGCTGGTCAGTGGACCGGCACCATCATGACCAAGTAGCTCCCGGCACGGGCTGTCCGCCTGCGGTACCAAGGCCCCGCCGCACGGCGGCCGCCCCCGGGGGTCAGCGGCGGCGGTTGAGCTCGCCGGGCGGGATGTAGAACCTGCGCGCGGGGGACAGTTTGTCGAAGCGGGCCTGTTGGCGGGCCTGTTCCTCCATCTGCAGCCCCTCCAGGTTCTTCGTGCGCGTGGCTCTGTCGGTCCACAGCAGGAACCCGACCAATGCGGCGATGGGCCCGCCCACACAAGCATAGAAAACGAGCATGTCCTTCGTCCCCCCTGGCGAAGATCATCAAGTGTGCCGAGTCTGCTGGAGCCGCGGGGCGTGCGTCAAGACGCCACGGGTGCGTCATCACCCTTGATTTCGGTGCGAGTTGACAGCAGCGCCACTCCTGCACCACCCTTTCACTACTTACCTAGTGAAAGGGTGGTGTTGGCGTGCTGGAGTACCGCATCGACCGGCGCAGCGGCATCGCCACGTACGTCCAGATCGTCCAGCAGACCAAACGGGCCCTACGCCTCGGCCTGCTGGAGCCGGGCGACAAGCTGCCGACGGCGCGCGAGGTCGTGGAGGCCACCGCCATCAACCCGAACACCGTCCTCAAGGCCTACCGCGAACTGGAACGCGAAGGCCTCGTCGAGGCGAAGCGCGGGCTGGGCACCTTCATCCAGAAGTCCCTGGGCAGCACCCCGGCCGACTCTCCGCTGCGCGGCGAACTCGCCGACTGGGCCCGGCGGGCCCAGGACGCCGGTCTGGAACGCGACGACGTGGCCGCGCTCTTCACATCCGTACTGGAACAACTCTTCGAGGGGGACGACGAAACATGACGGAAACCGTGATAGAGGCGGAGGGCCTCGGGCTGCGCCACGGACGCCGGGGAGGCTGGGCGCTGCGCGACTGCACCTTCCGCCTCCCCGAGGGCCGGGTGTGCGCGGTCGTCGGCCCCAACGGCGCCGGGAAGTCCTCTCTGCTCGCCCTTGCCGCCGGCCTCCTGCTCCCCACGGAGGGCACCCTGCGGACGGCGCCGCGCGAGACACTCGCGTACGTCGGGCAGGACAAGCCGCTCTACCCGCAGCTCACCATCGGCGAGACCCTGCGGATGGGCCGCGAGCTCAACCCGGAGCGCTGGGACGCCACGACGGCGCAGCGGATCGTCGAGGCCGGGGGGCTCGACCCGCGCACCAAGGTCCGTACCCTCTCCGGCGGGCAGCGCACCCGCGTGGCGCTGGCTCTGGCCCTCGGAAAGCGACCCGTCCTGATGCTCCTCGACGAGCCGATGGCCGACCTCGACCCGCTCGCCCGGCTTGAGCTCATGGGCGCCCTGATGGCCGATGCCGCCGAGAACGGCACCTCCGTGGTGATGTCCTCGCACATCCTCACCGAGCTGGAGGGCGCCTGCGACCACCTCCTCCTCGTCGACCGCGGCCGGATCCGCCTGTGCGGCCCCATCGACGAGGTCGGCGCGGCCCACCGGCTGCTCACCGGCCCCGTCGCCGCCGCCACCCAGCTCGCCGCCCACACCGTCGTCGAGTCCCGTACGACGGGCCGCCAGCTCACCGCCCTGGTGCGGCCGACGGGGCCGGTCGACAGCCGGGTCTGGCAGCCCGAGAACCCGACCCTGGAGGAAATCCTGCTCGCCCACCTGCGTTCCCCCGATGCCCCGTCCTTCACCACCGGGGACTCCCTCACCACGACAGGAGTGCGGGCATGAGCGGCCTGGCGCTGAAGGGCCCGTACTGGGTCGCCGCCCGTCAGCACCGGCGCGCACTGTGGGGGGTGCCCGCCGTCGTGGCCGCCGGTCTCGTCGCCGTGGTCGCCCTGCGTTCCTGGGCCGAGGGCCCGAACTCGGGCGGGGCGGGCGGGCCGGTCCCGAACGACGGCTACCAGATGCTGCGCCTCTGCATGGAGTACGCCGGTACGTGCCTGCTGTTCCTGCCGTTACTGGTGGGGGCCTTCGTCGCGGGTCCGGTGACGGCCCGCGAGCTGGAGAGCGGCACCTGGCGGCTCGCCCTCACGCAGTCGACCACCCCGAAGACCTGGCTCGGCTCGAAGGTCGCGGTGGCGGCAGCCGTGTCGGTGCTGGGCGGGGCCGCCCTCGCCGGGGTCTACCGCCTCGGCTGGGCACGGGTGACCGGCAGCTACCAGCTCCACTGGGCGGACCGCGGGGTGTACGAAGCCTCCGGCCCGGTGCTCGTCGCCTACTGCCTGCTCGGCGTCGCCCTCGGCGTGCTCGTCGGCCAGCTGGTCCGCCGCACCCTGGCCGCCATGGCGCTCACCGGGATGCTCACCGGCCTGGTGATGCTGGGCCTCGGCGCACTGCGGTGGTCGCTGCTCCCCGTGGAGACGGCCACGATGCCGGTGCGGGGGAACCTCTTCGAGGTGCTGCCGTCCTCCGCCCTGATGACGGACACCGGGCTGCTCACCTCCACGGGTGAGCGCCTGCCCGAGTACGCCTGCTTCGAACGGACCCACCACCTGAGCACCTGCCCGTCGGACATGGACGTCACGGGCTGGTACGTGGAGTTCCACCCGGCCTCGCACTACTGGCCGACGCAGCTCCTGGAGAGCTCGCTGGTCCTGGCCCTGGCAGGTGCCGCGCTTTTCTTCGCCTTCCGGCTCGTGGGCGCCCGGCGCGCCTGAGCCGTCGGCGGCCCCGCGGTCAGCACGCTTGGGGCATGACCACACCCGCCGCCAGTCCGGTCCGGCCTGCGTCGAAGGCCCGGCCGGACGACGCGCGCCGGGCGCTGGTGGCGGGATCTGTCGGCAACTTCATCGAGTGGTACGAGTTCGGGATCTACGGCTACTTCGCCACCGTCATCGCGGCGCAGTTCTTCACGCCGGAGGGCGGCAGCGAGGCGGAGGGGCTCGTCAAGGCGTACGCGTCGTTCGCCTTGGCGTTCTTCTTCCGGCCGGTCGGGGCCGCGGTGTTCGGGCGGTTCGGTGACCGGGTGGGCCGGCGGCCCGCGCTCGTCCTGGTCGTCTGTCTGATGACCGGCGCCACGGCGGCGATCGGCGCGCTGCCGACGTACGCCACGATCGGCGCCGCCGCGCCATGGCTCCTGACACTCCTGCGGATCCTGCAAGGGCTGTCGGCGGGCGGGGAGTTCGGCGGAGCGGTCTCGGTCATGACGGAATGCGCCCCGCCGGGCCGCCGGGGCCTGTACGGGGCCTGGCAGTCGTTCACGGTCGCGCTCGGCCTGCTCGCCGGAGCCGCGGTGGCGGTGGTCCTGGCGAGCGTCCTGACCACGTCGCAGCTGCACGGGTGGGGCTGGCGGGTGCCGTTCCTGCTGACCCTCCCCCTGGGGCTCGTCGCGCTGCGGCTGCGGTTGCGGCTGCCCCCGGACGAGCCGCCCCCGCCCGCCCCGCCCGTCCTCGCGCCTCCCGCCCCCGGGCCGCGGACGCGCGCGGGGGAGACGGTACGGGCCGTGGTCCTGGGCGTCGGGCGGATGATGGGCTGGTCGGCCGCCGGCTACACGTTCCTCGTCGTCCTGCCCTCCTACCTGCAGAGCACGCTCGGTACCACCTTCCGCCAGGCCCTGCTCGGCACGGTCCTGGCGAACCTGGGATTCGCCGCGTCGATCCTGCCCGCCGGCCGGCTGAGCGACCGGATCGGGCGGCGGACGGTGATGGTGACGGGCGCCCTGCTGGTGGCCGTGCTCGCGCTCCCGCTGCTGCACCTGGTGCAGGATCCCGGCAGACCGGCGTACGTGAAGGGAGCGGCGCTGTTCGCCGCGGGCGTCTGCGTCGGCCTGATGGCGGGGCCGGGGCCCGCGATGCTGGCCGAGATGTTCCCGGCCAGGGTGCGCTGCACCGGGCTCGGCCTGGCGTACGCGCTGTCCAACGCCGTGTTCTCGGGCTGCGCGGGACTGATCATCACCGAGGTGGTCGGGCGGACCGGGAACGTCGACGTCCCCGGGTACTACGCCGCGGTGACCTGCGCGGTGAGCCTCGCCGCCCTGCTGACCCTGCGCGGCGACGACCACGAGCGGGCACTGCGGTGAGCGCCCTGCGCGTGGTCGGGCTGATGTCCGGCACCTCGTACGACGCGATCGACGCGGCCGCCGCCGACCTCTCCCTCGACGGCGACACACTGGTGCTCACGCCCCTGGGAATGATCAGCACGGCCTACGACGACGACCTGCGGGCGGAGTTGGCCAGGACCCTGCCGCCCGGCCGGACGGACCTGGCCGCGGTGTGCCGGCTCGACACCGGCATCGGACGGGCCTTCGCCGCCGCGGCGGTGCGAGCGGACGAGGAGCTGTGCGGCGGACGGGCCGACCTGGTGGCGTCGCACGGGCAGACCGTCTACCACTGGGCCGAGGACGGCCGGGTGAACGGGACGCTCCAGATCGGCGAGGCGGCCTGGATCGCCGAGGCGACCGGCCGGCCCGTCGTCTCCGGCTTCCGTACCCGCGACGTGGCGGCCGGGGGACAGGGCGCGCCCCTCGTCAGCATCGTCGACGTGATGTGGCTACGGGGGCGGCCCGGGGTGCCGGTCGCACTCAACCTGGGCGGGATCGGGAACGTGACGGTCGTGCCCGGCGGGGCGGAGGGCACCGCGGGCGAACCGCTGGCCTTCGACACCGGCCCCGCCAACGCGCTGATCGACGCGGCGGTGCGCGCCCTGGCCGGCCGCGACGCCTCGGGCGAGGCGTACGCGATGGACGCGGGCGGAGCGCTCGCCGCGCGGGGCGTGGTCCACCCGCCGCTGCTGCGCAGGCTGCTGGACGACCCGTACTACGCCCGCCCCGCACCGAAGACGACGGGCAAGGAACTGTTCCACCTGCCCTATCTGCGCTCCGCGCTGGCCTCGTCCGGACCGCTGCCCGCCGAGGACGTCGTGGCCACCCTGACCCGGCTCACGGCCCGGACCGTCGCCGAAGCGATCCGGCCCTTCGGGGCGACCGAGGTGATCGCGTCGGGCGGCGGGACCCGCAACCCGGTCCTGATGGACTGGCTGCGGGAGGAACTGGACGGGTCATGCGGGTCTGCCGGGTCTGCCGGGTCCGTCGGGTGCGTGGTGCGGTCCTCGGACGAACTCGGGCTGCCCGCGGGCGCGAAGGAGGCGTACGCCTTCGCCGTCCTGGGCTGGCTCACGGCGCACGGTCTGCCCGGCACCGTCCCTTCGTGCACCGGCGCCCGGCACGCGAGCGTCCTCGGCTCGATCACGCCCGGCGGTCCCGGACTGCGCCTGCCGCGGCCGCCGGCGACGGCACCGGTCCGGCTGACCGTCGCCGAGCCCGCCGCGAGGTGCCGTACCCGGTGACGCGGAGCGCGGTCGACCGACCGCGCGTGCTTCGGGCGAGGCGGTGTGGTCACGGCACCGGCACGGGCGCACACTGGTGCTCCCTGTCCCGCGGAGCCAGGAGTGACGTGCCCGTCCCGATCATCATCGACTGCGACCCCGGACATGACGACGCCCTCGCGATCATGCTGGCCGCCGGGGACCCGGCGGTGGACCTGCTGGGCATCACCACCGTCGCGGGCAACCAGACCCTCGACAAGACCACGCTCAACGCCCGCCGGGTCTGCACGGTCGCCGGGATCACGGACGTCCCCGTCGCGGCCGGTTGCGACCGGCCGCTCGTCCAGCCGCTCGACGTGGCGGCCGAAGTGCACGGGCCCACCGGACTGGACGGGCCGATGTTCCCGGATCCCACGGTGGACGTGGTCCCCGAACACGCCGTGGACCTCATCCACCGGTTGCTCGCCGAGCATCCCGAGCCGGTCACCCTCGTCCCGACCGCGCCGCTGACGAACATCGCCCTGCTGCTGACGCGGTACCCGCGGGACGCCTCCCGGATCCGCGAGATCGTCCTGATGGGCGGCTCGACCGAGCGCGGCAACCGGACCCCTGCCGCCGAGTTCAACATCCTCACCGATCCGGAGGCCGCCGACATCGTCTTCCGCTCAGGGGTACCGATCACCATGTGCGGGCTCAACGTCACCCACCAGGCACTGGCGACCCCCGAAGTGGTGGCCCGGTTCGTGGCCCTGGGCACACCCCTCGGGCGAACCTGCGCGGAACTGCTGACCTACTTCGGGTCCACCTACCGCGCGCTGTTCGGGTTCTCCAGCCCGCCGCTGCACGACCCCGTGGCGGTGGCCCGGGTCATCGATCCCCGGCTGGTGCACTGTGTGGACGCCGCGGTCGCCGTGGAGTTGCGGGGCCGGTACACGCGCGGCGCCACCGTGGTGGACCTGCACCACTCCACGGGCCGCCCGGTCAACGCGAGCGTGGCCGTGACCCTGGAGACCGGCCCGTTCTGGGACCGGATGGTCGGCGCCGTCGAGGCTCTCGGCGCGCGTGCCCACGGGCCGACGCCCACCTGACACCGGGCCCGGTCAGCGCGGCAGGCCGACGGCGTCCAGCAGCGCGTGCAGGCGTACGGCCGGCAACCCCGGGTTCGCCGCGGCGCCTTCGGCCGTCGCCGGGTCCTGGAGCAGTCTCTCCAGGGCGTCTCCGGAGAACAGCGGGTTGGACGCCGCCGCCCGGCGGACGCGCGGGTCCGGGTCCGTCAGCAGTTCGACCGGGGCCCGCCCGGTCGGATCGGCGGCCGCCAGCGCCCGGACCTCCGGGTCCTCGTGCCCGAGCAGGTGGGCCAGGCCGGTCCGCGGCAGCCGGGACTGCACGAGCAGGTGGGGGCGTTGCCGGGGGCGGGCCACGAATGCCGCGAGGACGGTCTCGGCCGGGGCCAGGGGGTGGCAGGAGGCCAGCCGGTGGCGCACGCTCTCGTCCGGGTCCTCCGCCAGCCGTGCCACCAGGTCGGAGGGGAGTGCGGCGCACGTGGCGGCCGCCCGGCGCAGCGCCACCTCCTCGGACACCGCGCACGCCCGGTACCAGTCCAGGTCCGGCTCCTCGTACGGCTCCAGGATCGGGCAGGTGCAGTCGTTCTCGCCTTCGCCCATCTCGTGGTCGACGGCCAGGCACTGCGCCCGGGTGCGGGGCAGCGGCTGTACCCGGGCACGGGTGCGGACCCGCTCGTCGGGGTCCTCGGCGAGCTCCGCCCACAGCGCGGGATCGAGGTCGGCCCGCTGGGCGACGCGTTCGCGGACCTGGGGGTCCGCGTCACGGGCGAGCCGGGCGAGGGCGTCGCGGGGGGTGTACGGGTTGCCGGCGATGGACCACCGGCACTGCGGATCGGCCAGGGACGCCTCGACGACCGCGTCCGACAGCGCGTGGTTGTTGAGGATCACCCACCGGGCGTGGCCGCGTTCCGGGAGGTCCGCCTCCATGGCCGCGGGGTCCGCGCTCCGTACGTAGTGCCCGGCGGATGCCCGGACGTCCGGGTGCGGGTCGGTCAGCAGGGCCTCCCGCTGCGCCGGGGTGAGCCAGGACCACAACCCCGTCGTGAGGGACCGCAGTGCGGGATGCTCGTGCCCGAGCATCCTGTACCGGAAGGCGAGGGTCACCTGGAAGGAGCCCAGCAGCTCCCACACGATCTCCGAGGCGGTCAGCAGCTGGGGATCATCGTCCTCGGCGGTCAGCAGGGCGATGAGGACGTCGTCGGGCAGCGGTGCGGGTTGGCGTGGGCGCGGGTGGGGACCTGAGGCGAGTTGCGCGCGGACCAGATCGTGGGGGTCCGCGACCAGCCGGCCGCGCTGGGCCGGCGGGACGTGGGGGTTGCGGGCGAAGGACCGGCGGACCCTGAACTCGGGGTGCGCGACCACCGCGTCCATGACCTCCTGGGGCAGGCCGCGTTCCTCGCAGAGGATCCGCCGTGCTTCCGCGACGGCCGGGTCCAGCAGCCGCAGCAGAACGCCGGCCGGGGCGCCCGGGTTGGCCGCGACCCCGCGTGACCACAGTTCCGCGAGAGCGGAGGAGGAGAGTGACATCCGGCCATCCTGTCAGCGTCTCCGGCGAGGTTCCCGAGCCGGGTGTTTGACCTTGCCACTGGCGGCAGGGTTGAACGATGTCGGCATGGACCACGACGCCGAACGGCACAGCAGCAGGATCGTCCTCGTCACCGGGGCCGGCACCGGGATCGGCCGGGCCACCGCCCGCGCCTTCGCGGCCGAGGGAGCCCACGTGATCGCGGTCGGACGCCGGCCCGAACCACTGGGCGAGACCGCCGCGTCCGACCGGGCCCGGATCACGCCGCTGGTCGCCGACATCACGGCCGAGGGCGAGCCCGAGCGGATCGTCCGGAGGGTGCGGGAGACGTACGGGCGGCTGGACGTACTGGTCAACAACGCGGGCATCGTACGGAGCGGCGCCCTCGGCGCCCTCACGCCGGAGACGATCGCGCCTCAGATCGCCACCAACCTGGTCGCCCCCATCCTGCTGGCGCAAGCCGCGCTGCCCGCGCTGGAGGGCACCAAAGGGCTGATCGTCAATGTCAGCACCTCCGTGGGCCAGCGGGCCTGGCCGGGCAGCTCGGTCTATGCCGCGACCAAGGCCGCGCTGGAACTGCTGACCCGGAGCTGGGCGGTGGAACTGGCACCCCGGGGGGTCCGGGTGGTGGCGGTCGCCCCGGGCGCGGTCGAAACCCCGATCGGCGAGCACCAGGGCCTGACGCCCGAGCAGGTGGGAGCGGTGCGCGCGTGGCAGCTGGCGCACACCCCGTTGGGCCGGATCGGCCGGCCGGAGGAAGTCGCCTGGGCAATCACCCAGCTTGCCGCGCCCGGCGCGTCGTTCGTGACCGGCGTGGTACTCCCGGT is a window encoding:
- a CDS encoding nucleoside hydrolase, translating into MPVPIIIDCDPGHDDALAIMLAAGDPAVDLLGITTVAGNQTLDKTTLNARRVCTVAGITDVPVAAGCDRPLVQPLDVAAEVHGPTGLDGPMFPDPTVDVVPEHAVDLIHRLLAEHPEPVTLVPTAPLTNIALLLTRYPRDASRIREIVLMGGSTERGNRTPAAEFNILTDPEAADIVFRSGVPITMCGLNVTHQALATPEVVARFVALGTPLGRTCAELLTYFGSTYRALFGFSSPPLHDPVAVARVIDPRLVHCVDAAVAVELRGRYTRGATVVDLHHSTGRPVNASVAVTLETGPFWDRMVGAVEALGARAHGPTPT
- a CDS encoding MFS transporter, coding for MTTPAASPVRPASKARPDDARRALVAGSVGNFIEWYEFGIYGYFATVIAAQFFTPEGGSEAEGLVKAYASFALAFFFRPVGAAVFGRFGDRVGRRPALVLVVCLMTGATAAIGALPTYATIGAAAPWLLTLLRILQGLSAGGEFGGAVSVMTECAPPGRRGLYGAWQSFTVALGLLAGAAVAVVLASVLTTSQLHGWGWRVPFLLTLPLGLVALRLRLRLPPDEPPPPAPPVLAPPAPGPRTRAGETVRAVVLGVGRMMGWSAAGYTFLVVLPSYLQSTLGTTFRQALLGTVLANLGFAASILPAGRLSDRIGRRTVMVTGALLVAVLALPLLHLVQDPGRPAYVKGAALFAAGVCVGLMAGPGPAMLAEMFPARVRCTGLGLAYALSNAVFSGCAGLIITEVVGRTGNVDVPGYYAAVTCAVSLAALLTLRGDDHERALR
- a CDS encoding ATP-binding cassette domain-containing protein, which gives rise to MTETVIEAEGLGLRHGRRGGWALRDCTFRLPEGRVCAVVGPNGAGKSSLLALAAGLLLPTEGTLRTAPRETLAYVGQDKPLYPQLTIGETLRMGRELNPERWDATTAQRIVEAGGLDPRTKVRTLSGGQRTRVALALALGKRPVLMLLDEPMADLDPLARLELMGALMADAAENGTSVVMSSHILTELEGACDHLLLVDRGRIRLCGPIDEVGAAHRLLTGPVAAATQLAAHTVVESRTTGRQLTALVRPTGPVDSRVWQPENPTLEEILLAHLRSPDAPSFTTGDSLTTTGVRA
- a CDS encoding ABC transporter permease, whose amino-acid sequence is MSGLALKGPYWVAARQHRRALWGVPAVVAAGLVAVVALRSWAEGPNSGGAGGPVPNDGYQMLRLCMEYAGTCLLFLPLLVGAFVAGPVTARELESGTWRLALTQSTTPKTWLGSKVAVAAAVSVLGGAALAGVYRLGWARVTGSYQLHWADRGVYEASGPVLVAYCLLGVALGVLVGQLVRRTLAAMALTGMLTGLVMLGLGALRWSLLPVETATMPVRGNLFEVLPSSALMTDTGLLTSTGERLPEYACFERTHHLSTCPSDMDVTGWYVEFHPASHYWPTQLLESSLVLALAGAALFFAFRLVGARRA
- a CDS encoding GntR family transcriptional regulator — its product is MLEYRIDRRSGIATYVQIVQQTKRALRLGLLEPGDKLPTAREVVEATAINPNTVLKAYRELEREGLVEAKRGLGTFIQKSLGSTPADSPLRGELADWARRAQDAGLERDDVAALFTSVLEQLFEGDDET
- a CDS encoding SDR family NAD(P)-dependent oxidoreductase yields the protein MDHDAERHSSRIVLVTGAGTGIGRATARAFAAEGAHVIAVGRRPEPLGETAASDRARITPLVADITAEGEPERIVRRVRETYGRLDVLVNNAGIVRSGALGALTPETIAPQIATNLVAPILLAQAALPALEGTKGLIVNVSTSVGQRAWPGSSVYAATKAALELLTRSWAVELAPRGVRVVAVAPGAVETPIGEHQGLTPEQVGAVRAWQLAHTPLGRIGRPEEVAWAITQLAAPGASFVTGVVLPVDGGAVVA
- a CDS encoding anhydro-N-acetylmuramic acid kinase, with the translated sequence MRVVGLMSGTSYDAIDAAAADLSLDGDTLVLTPLGMISTAYDDDLRAELARTLPPGRTDLAAVCRLDTGIGRAFAAAAVRADEELCGGRADLVASHGQTVYHWAEDGRVNGTLQIGEAAWIAEATGRPVVSGFRTRDVAAGGQGAPLVSIVDVMWLRGRPGVPVALNLGGIGNVTVVPGGAEGTAGEPLAFDTGPANALIDAAVRALAGRDASGEAYAMDAGGALAARGVVHPPLLRRLLDDPYYARPAPKTTGKELFHLPYLRSALASSGPLPAEDVVATLTRLTARTVAEAIRPFGATEVIASGGGTRNPVLMDWLREELDGSCGSAGSAGSVGCVVRSSDELGLPAGAKEAYAFAVLGWLTAHGLPGTVPSCTGARHASVLGSITPGGPGLRLPRPPATAPVRLTVAEPAARCRTR